Genomic segment of Paenalkalicoccus suaedae:
TCAAAGCTACCATGGCGTCACTCCGACAGTAGCAAGAGAGACCGAGCAAAGCCTAAAAGCATATCCAAGAATGTCCTTCCAACTATCTATCGAAGGAGGAATAGAAATGAATTACCGAATCGTAGAGAAGGAAGCATTTCAAGTCATTGGGGTTAACTATGAGGTGAAGATGAATGGCGACGAGCTTACGCCTAGCTACGAAAAGATGTTGACGGATATTAGCGAGGAGACGATGAACGAATTAGCATCGCTATCCACTCAGGCTCCTCACGGCGTGGTCCACGCTACCGCTAATTATCAGGAAGGCGCGGATGGCCAAGCGACGTTCGACCAATATATCGGCGCAGCAACAAAGGTTGGCGACGTCTCATCTTACGCCACGTTAGAAGTTCCTAAACATCTATGGGTCGTCTTTGAGGTAGAAGGAGAATGGGCAGCTGTCGAAGAGCAATGGCAGCGCATCTACACAGAGTGGCTCCCATCCTCGTCCTATGAGTTAGCAGAGGGACCTGAGATTCTCTCGAGCCAGGATAATAAGAGTGAGATCTGGGTGTCTATTAAAGAAAAGTAGGTAATCTGTAAGGAAGGAGAGATTTTCTCTCCTTCTTTTATTATTGTTGCCCTCTTTAATATCGTAGAATGAGCCCTGGACATCGCCATTCACGTAAAGCACAACTTCCGCACCCCACTTCTCAGGAGCTCGATTTCTATGAGATACTAGTTTAAAGACACAAAGGAGCTGATCGCCATGCACCGATTCGATTATCATCACCACACCAACCACTCGTTCGATTCGAGGGAAACAATGGTAAACGTCTGCGAAAAAGCTGCAGAGTTAAAGCTCGACGTCATCTGCTTCACCGAGCATTTCACCTTCAATCCAAACGTTCCAACCTACGGACATATGGATTGGGAAGCCTATGAGGCCGATATCGCCAACGTTCAGGAGCTTTATAAAGGAAAGCTTGAAATTCGGAAGGGCATCGAACTCTGCGAACCGAACTTATTTAAAGAACGCTACGAAGACTTATTTCGTCACAAAAACATCGACTACATACTCGGATCCGTCCATAACGTAGACGACGTCAAGCTTCGCAAAGTCCTCGCGGCGCACGGCAAAAACGACGCCTACCGCCTCTATTTCGAGCGACTGCTCACCATGGTCACAGAAGCGGATATTGACGTCATCGCGCACCTTGACCTAATCAAACGTTACCAAAACGAGGCTTTTTCAAAGGATGACTTCGCCCTCCACGCCGATATCATCACCGCCATTCTCCAAACAGCCATCCGGCGCGGAATCGGACTCGAAGTTAACACCTCCACCATCGAAAAGCTCGGCGAACCAATGCCCGCACGCGCCATCCTTGAGCTCTATCATAGCCTCGGCGGCATCATCATCACCTACGGATCCGACTCACACAGCACCGTCCGTACCGGCGAGTATATGGGAGAAACAATGGAGATGCTGAAGCAGGTAGGATTTGATTATGTATATACGTTCAAAAACCGGAAGGCAGAGCCGCATGAGATTGAAGTGGACTAACATATAAGAATACCGCTACGGTTCATAAAGTTCCGCATACCGTTCATTCTTTCCAAATACGGTTCATAAAGTCCCGTATACGGTTCATTTTCTCCAAACACGGTTCATAAAGTCTCATAAACCGTTCATTCTTATCTCAGTCATTATAAAATCAGCTAAAACCAATGATCTATTTACCTAAATGCCAGCCACCAAGACCCTAAAACCATAAAAAAACAAGCCTTGCCCTTCACAGCAAGCACTTCAGCAACAAATCCCTTTAACAAAGCGTATAAAAGCGGCAAGAATCTTATCAATCACTTTTAAACAACAACAAAAGCCTTCCCTACTCATTAAAATGGAGTAAGGAAGGCAACTATATTTTCCGTTACAGAACTGAACTTAACCAAACTTTAATCCCCAGCTCTCGACTTAACCTATAGAAGCTCAAAAGGTGGCAGGTCGGGAGGACATTCGGAGACAATTAGTAGGAATAGGCTGGAGATGAGACCCCGCAGGAAGGCGTTTAGGAGGAGACGACAGTCGACTCCTGCCAGACGAGGAGGCTCAGCTTCAGACCCTACTAATGTCGTAGAATGTCCGGAGACCTGACACCTCTTACTACTATCTTATTAGCTCGAAAAGCTGCCCTAGAATTGCTGGCACTTAAGCAACTAATCTCTTACTCTTCACGAAAAGCTGACATCTTTCCCATCACATAAAGCTCGAAGAGCTAAATCAGGCTATTCCCTAACAAGCGGCATCGAACAACAACGGAACGACCCACCAGACTTAATAATCTCCGAAAAATCAATTTCCATCACATCATACCCACGCTGTCTCAGCTGATAGTTGACGTCCCGATTCACCGGCAAACTAAGCACGCGACCGCCACCAATCGAGAGCACATTCGTCCCCATCGTAAACTGCTCCTCCGAACTCACCTCAATCAGCTTGTACATCTTCGCCAATTGCTCGACAACCTCCGGCTCAAACGCCTCAGGGAACACGAGCGCCTCCGTCTCAGACAAAATATTAAACGTACAGTCTAAGTGCAGATAGTTTGGGTTGAATGGCACCGGAATAACCTCCGCCTCCGGCAATTCCGCAGCAAGCGCTCGGATCGTATCTAACCTCGTGCGATCACTCACGCCGACAAACACTCGCTTCCCGTCGATGATCACGTCGCCACCCTCGATTGAGCCCATCGAGATCCGCTTGTACGCCACGTCTCGCTGCTCCATCCACCGGGACAGCACGTCCTCCTCGCCTTGCCTAACCTTTTCTGCCATGGCCGAAACAAACGCCGTACCTCCAAGCACAAACCCAATGTCTCTTGTAAACACCTGCTCAGGGAGATCCTCTTTAGGCGTCAGCTTAATCACCTCAACACCAGCGTCTATAAGAGCCTTTTCGAATGCTTGGTGCTGCTCCATTGCAAGTGATTGATTGATGTTTTCCTTCATATATTGTTTTTGTGTATCATTAATAGCCTCTTGAATTTCCATGTACTGTGGTTCACATAAGAAGACCTTTTTCAACGTACCGTACTCACTGTCACACTTTACTCGTGTCTTATCTTCAATTCTATTCATCATCGAAAGCCCTCCAAAGTGAATAATTAATAAAAGTCCTATTCCCTCTTTCGTGTAATCCAAAACTGATATACCTATATCTGTATAATGTTTCAGCAATATCCAGCAAGGGTAATTCAGAGGTATTGCTACATCATTCTTATAAAAAAGGTGGAGAGTATAGCATGATTACAAAGCAACGAGCATTGTTAAAGAAAGAAGATTTTCACAATCGTACTGATTTACCTTCATGGTTATATAGAGAGTACCAAACGTTTCACAAGACAGTAACGGATAAAACGTTCCCATGCTTTTTTGGCATGAGCGGAGAATTAAAGGGCGAGCTACGCTATGCATACATCAGTCAAAAAGATTGGAGCAACATGCCAATAGCGGTCGAGGAATTCCTCGAGCTATTTAAGCAACCAGACTATAAGAGACATGGCCTATTCTTATTTGTCGAGCCCTTTGAGGAAGAGGGGACGATCGAGGACTACCGCGATCAGTTCTGGGAGATCTTACAGTACTTACATGAGTCAGATGACGTAGAGTGGGATAAAGACAGCCCGCGTGATCCCGAGCATTACCTTTGGGACTTTCAGTTCAAGGGTGAACCGATCTTCGTCTTCGGTAATGCCCCAGCCTACAAGCAACGAAAGACGCGCAATCTTGGTAACTGCATGGTCTTAGGATTCCAACCTCGCAAAATTTTCGAAGGCTTAGAAGGCACAGAAAAGGGCGGCATCATGTCACGCGAGAAGGTGCGCA
This window contains:
- a CDS encoding AraC family transcriptional regulator, translating into MDMLKGMNDALAYIEQNLSNHIELKEVAKIGMFSEYHFTRMFSLLSGITISEYIRRRRLTVAALELKNPHVKVIDVAVKYGYQSPDAFSRAFQSYHGVTPTVARETEQSLKAYPRMSFQLSIEGGIEMNYRIVEKEAFQVIGVNYEVKMNGDELTPSYEKMLTDISEETMNELASLSTQAPHGVVHATANYQEGADGQATFDQYIGAATKVGDVSSYATLEVPKHLWVVFEVEGEWAAVEEQWQRIYTEWLPSSSYELAEGPEILSSQDNKSEIWVSIKEK
- a CDS encoding histidinol-phosphatase HisJ family protein is translated as MHRFDYHHHTNHSFDSRETMVNVCEKAAELKLDVICFTEHFTFNPNVPTYGHMDWEAYEADIANVQELYKGKLEIRKGIELCEPNLFKERYEDLFRHKNIDYILGSVHNVDDVKLRKVLAAHGKNDAYRLYFERLLTMVTEADIDVIAHLDLIKRYQNEAFSKDDFALHADIITAILQTAIRRGIGLEVNTSTIEKLGEPMPARAILELYHSLGGIIITYGSDSHSTVRTGEYMGETMEMLKQVGFDYVYTFKNRKAEPHEIEVD
- a CDS encoding dimethylarginine dimethylaminohydrolase family protein, encoding MMNRIEDKTRVKCDSEYGTLKKVFLCEPQYMEIQEAINDTQKQYMKENINQSLAMEQHQAFEKALIDAGVEVIKLTPKEDLPEQVFTRDIGFVLGGTAFVSAMAEKVRQGEEDVLSRWMEQRDVAYKRISMGSIEGGDVIIDGKRVFVGVSDRTRLDTIRALAAELPEAEVIPVPFNPNYLHLDCTFNILSETEALVFPEAFEPEVVEQLAKMYKLIEVSSEEQFTMGTNVLSIGGGRVLSLPVNRDVNYQLRQRGYDVMEIDFSEIIKSGGSFRCCSMPLVRE
- a CDS encoding YqcI/YcgG family protein — encoded protein: MITKQRALLKKEDFHNRTDLPSWLYREYQTFHKTVTDKTFPCFFGMSGELKGELRYAYISQKDWSNMPIAVEEFLELFKQPDYKRHGLFLFVEPFEEEGTIEDYRDQFWEILQYLHESDDVEWDKDSPRDPEHYLWDFQFKGEPIFVFGNAPAYKQRKTRNLGNCMVLGFQPRKIFEGLEGTEKGGIMSREKVRKRVEEWDQLPKHPDIGHYGDPTHNEWKQSFIGDDAEPIQGKCPFMHKR